Proteins encoded by one window of Antechinus flavipes isolate AdamAnt ecotype Samford, QLD, Australia chromosome 4, AdamAnt_v2, whole genome shotgun sequence:
- the CA14 gene encoding carbonic anhydrase 14 codes for MLLFLNLLLELARILAADGGSHWTYEGAHGQDHWPATYPECGSNAQSPIDIQTERVTFDSELPVLKPHGYDQPGPEPLSLHNNGHTVQLSLPPTLNLEGLPRNYVAAQLHLHWGRKGQPGGSEHQVNSEATAAELHIVHYDADSFNNLNEAAQKPQGLAVLGILIEVGENHSPAYEHILSHLEKIRYKGQTTLVSAFDVGGLLPPELGEYYRYNGSLTTPPCYQSVLWTVFHRKAQISMEQLEKLQKTLFSTEESGPSKLLVQNYRAPQPLNHRLVLASFIPEGAFYSTGEMVGLGLAILFGCLCLLLAGYFIARKIRRKRLGEQKSVVFTSSRRATSEE; via the exons GCGCACATGGTCAGGACCATTGGCCAGCCACTTATCCTGAATGTGGGAGCAATGCCCAGTCTCCTATCGACATACAAACTGAAAGAGTGACATTTGATTCAGAGCTGCCTGTCCTGAAGCCCCATGGTTATGACCAGCCTGGCCCAGAGCCCCTCTCTCTGCACAACAATGGACATACAG TGCAACTGTCCCTGCCCCCCACTCTAAACCTGGAGGGGCTCCCCCGAAATTACGTAGCAGCCCAGCTCCACCTGCACTGGGGCCGAAAAGGGCAGCCAGGGGGGTCAGAGCACCAGGTCAACAGTGAAGCCACAGCTGCAGAG CTCCATATTGTCCACTATGATGCTGATTCTTTTAACAACCTGAATGAAGCTGCTCAAAAGCCTCAGGGACTAGCAGTTCTGGGCATCCTCATTGAG GTAGGTGAGAACCACAGCCCAGCTTATGAACACATCTTGAGTCACTTGGAAAAAATCAGGTATAAAG GTCAGACCACCTTGGTGTCAGCCTTTGATGTGGGAGGACTGCTTCCTCCAGAGCTGGGGGAATACTACAGGTACAATGGCTCACTCACTACTCCTCCTTGCTACCAGAGCGTCCTCTGGACTGTCTTCCACAGAAAGGCTCAGATTTCTATGGAGCAG TTGGAAAAGCTACAGAAGACTTTATTCTCCACAGAGGAGAGTGGACCCTCAAAGTTACTGGTCCAGAACTACAGAGCCCCTCAACCCCTCAACCATCGACTGGTTCTTGCCTCTTTCATCCCAG AAGGAGCCTTTTATTCCACAG GTGAAATGGTGGGTCTAGGGCTGGCGATCTTGTTcggctgtctctgtctcttgcttgCTGGTTACTTCATTGCCAGGAAAATTCG GAGGAAAAGGCTGGGAGAACAGAAGAGTGTGGTCTTCACTTCATCCCGACGGGCTACCTCGGAGGAGTAG
- the APH1A gene encoding gamma-secretase subunit APH-1A encodes MGAAVFFGCTFVAFGPAFSLFLVTVAGDPLRVIILVAGAFFWLVSLLLASVVWFILVHVTDQSDARLQYGLLIFGAAVSVLLQEVFRFAYYKLLKKADEGLASLSEDGRSPISIRQMAYVSGLSFGIISGVFSVINILADALGPGVVGIHGDSPYYFLTSAFLTAALILLHTFWGIVFFDACERRRYWALGLVVGSHLLTSGLTFLNPWYEASLLPIYAVTLSMGIWAFITAGGSFRSIQRSLSCRRQEDSRVMVYSALRIPPED; translated from the exons ATGGGGGCTGCGGTCTTTTTCGGATGTACTTTCGTGGCCTTCGGCCCGGCCTTCTCGCTTTTTCTGGTCACGGTGGCGGGGGACCCGCTCCGGGTCATCATCCTGGTGGCCGG GGCGTTTTTTTGGCTGGTCTCCCTGCTTTTGGCCTCCGTGGTCTGGTTCATCTTGGTCCATGTGACTGATCAGTCGGACGCCCGACTCCAATATGGCCTCCTCATCTTTGGGGCTGCAGTTTCTGTCCTGCTTCAGGAGGTTTTCCGATTTGCCTACTACAAGCTACTTAA GAAGGCAGATGAGGGGTTAGCATCGCTGAGTGAGGACGGAAGATCTCCCATCTCCATCCGCCAAATGGCCTATG TTTCTGGTCTGTCTTTCGGCATCATCAGTGGCGTCTTTTCTGTTATCAACATCCTGGCGGATGCCCTTGGTCCAGGTGTGGTTGGTATTCATGGAGATTCACCCTATTACTTCTTAACCTCAG caTTTCTGACAGCCGCCCTCATTTTGCTCCATACCTTTTGGGGGATTGTGTTTTTTGATGCCTGTGAGAGGAGACGATACTGGGCCTTGGGCTTGGTTGTTGGTAGTCACCTACTGACATCAGGATTG ACATTTCTGAATCCCTGGTATGAAGCCAGCCTGTTGCCCATCTATGCAGTTACTCTATCCATGGGGATCTGGGCATTCATCACAGCTGGAGGCTCCTTCCGAAGTATCCAGCGCAGCCTCTCGT GCCGACGGCAGGAGGACAGTCGGGTGATGGTGTATTCTGCCCTGCGCATCCCACCCGAGGACTGA